The Chlorogloeopsis sp. ULAP01 genome window below encodes:
- the rpaB gene encoding response regulator transcription factor RpaB has translation MESHKEKILVVDDEASIRRILETRLSMIGYDVVTAGDGEEALETFRKTDPDLVVLDVMMPKLDGYGVCQELRKESDVPIIMLTALGDVADRITGLELGADDYVVKPFSPKELEARIRSVLRRVDKTGASGIPSSGVIHVGNIKIDTNKRQVYKGDERIRLTGMEFSLLELLVSRSGEAFSRSEILQEVWGYTPERHVDTRVVDVHISRLRAKLEDDPSNPELILTARGTGYLFQRIIEPGEE, from the coding sequence TTGGAAAGTCATAAAGAAAAAATTCTGGTAGTTGACGATGAAGCCAGTATTCGCCGAATTTTGGAAACGCGCCTTTCTATGATTGGCTACGATGTAGTTACTGCTGGCGATGGGGAAGAAGCATTAGAAACATTTCGCAAAACTGACCCTGATTTGGTTGTTTTGGATGTTATGATGCCTAAGCTAGATGGCTATGGTGTCTGTCAAGAATTACGCAAAGAATCAGACGTCCCAATTATTATGTTAACAGCCTTGGGAGACGTTGCCGATCGCATTACTGGTTTGGAATTAGGTGCTGATGATTACGTAGTTAAACCTTTTTCTCCAAAAGAATTGGAAGCTCGGATTCGCTCTGTTTTGCGGCGCGTAGACAAAACAGGAGCCTCTGGCATTCCCAGTTCAGGAGTAATTCATGTTGGTAATATTAAAATCGACACGAATAAGCGGCAAGTCTATAAAGGTGACGAGCGAATTCGCTTAACTGGTATGGAATTTAGCTTACTAGAGTTATTAGTAAGTCGCTCTGGCGAAGCTTTTTCTCGCTCAGAAATTTTACAAGAAGTTTGGGGATACACACCAGAACGTCATGTTGATACTCGTGTGGTGGATGTGCATATCTCTCGTCTGCGGGCAAAATTGGAAGATGATCCTAGTAACCCAGAGTTAATTCTCACAGCTAGAGGTACAGGTTATTTGTTTCAACGCATTATAGAACCAGGAGAGGAGTAG
- a CDS encoding ATP-binding cassette domain-containing protein, with translation MAGSFEQATLVSPQPFLELNNRGHILRLYLKKDEHRLGRGRDWADLEVPIGWEVFSRKQAILKKEGEDYRIYDGDGSAASRNGIFINQTRINATEGYLLKNGTQLEIGQSPHNRIQLTYCNPVESPVVIPSNRRLVLKGLKEWPVQLGRAPKSDRYSSMQLDAPTVSRLHATIYPDGQGKHILQDLSTNGIFVNGQRISKRVHLEDESRIQIGPFSLLYRTDYLELLNTGSQIRLDVHRLQRKVKDKEGREKIILNDVSLVIEPGQLVALVGGSGAGKSTLMKSLLGIEAVSSGTVYLNGDNLRQNWPMYRSQIGYVPQDDIVHPDLRVEEVLAYACKLRLPPDINVKQVVDTTLEQIKLTHVRTNFIRNLSGGQRKRVSIGVELLADPKLFFLDEPTSGLDPGLDKEMMRLLRELADQGRTVVLVTHATANIEVCDRIAFMGRGGKLCYYGPPQQALGFFEMPSEDLKYFSDIYIKLDQGGNGKDVAATVDHWSLKYQQSPEFKTYVKSQLKPGKDRTSKPDDSIHTGISPLKQLWLLSQRYLQLVLRERASIIFSLLSGPIAIGLTAWILKDETPLERLVPPEITQGPLALKVLFIFSCIGIWVGLSSSVREIIKEAAIYTRERLINLGLLPYLGSKILIRSGLALLQTLLIVVAILVGFQAPESDLLPWFLGLGITTFLTLLASVSLSLMISALVKSENEANSILPLIMIPQIILSGVLFEMKGLAAKLGWLTISRWSIGAYGTLINVNAMVPKSTPGLPSLDNIFKTSAVYEPSWDNLGLNWGILGVHTLVYLIVALLLQKRKDIV, from the coding sequence ATGGCAGGGAGTTTTGAACAAGCCACACTTGTTAGTCCTCAACCTTTTTTGGAATTGAATAATCGCGGTCATATATTGCGGCTTTATCTAAAAAAAGATGAACATCGGCTAGGGCGCGGTCGTGATTGGGCAGATTTAGAAGTGCCGATCGGTTGGGAAGTCTTCTCTAGAAAACAAGCAATCTTAAAAAAAGAAGGAGAAGACTATCGAATTTATGATGGTGATGGTAGCGCTGCCAGTCGCAATGGAATATTTATCAATCAAACCCGAATTAATGCCACTGAAGGCTATCTTTTAAAAAATGGGACGCAACTGGAAATCGGACAATCTCCTCACAACCGCATTCAGTTGACTTACTGTAACCCTGTTGAATCTCCGGTAGTTATTCCTAGTAATCGCCGCTTAGTATTAAAAGGCTTGAAAGAATGGCCTGTACAACTAGGACGCGCCCCCAAGTCGGATCGCTACTCTTCAATGCAGTTAGATGCGCCTACAGTCTCTCGTCTGCACGCTACGATTTATCCAGATGGGCAAGGAAAACACATTCTGCAAGACCTCAGTACAAATGGTATTTTTGTCAACGGTCAAAGAATTTCCAAACGTGTCCATTTAGAGGATGAAAGCAGGATTCAGATTGGCCCTTTTAGCCTGCTATATCGCACCGATTACTTAGAATTACTAAATACTGGTAGTCAAATTCGCTTAGATGTTCACCGCTTGCAGCGCAAGGTGAAAGACAAAGAAGGACGGGAAAAAATCATCCTCAATGATGTCTCTTTGGTGATTGAGCCGGGACAATTGGTGGCTTTGGTGGGTGGTAGTGGTGCTGGTAAGTCCACGTTGATGAAATCTTTACTGGGGATTGAAGCAGTATCTTCTGGCACAGTATACCTGAATGGAGATAATTTGCGGCAGAACTGGCCGATGTATCGATCACAAATCGGCTATGTTCCCCAGGATGATATTGTCCATCCCGATTTAAGAGTAGAAGAAGTTTTAGCTTATGCCTGCAAACTGCGACTTCCACCAGATATAAATGTGAAGCAGGTAGTTGATACTACCCTAGAACAGATTAAACTCACCCATGTGAGAACAAATTTTATTCGCAATCTCAGTGGTGGACAACGCAAACGCGTCAGTATTGGTGTAGAACTGTTAGCCGATCCAAAATTATTCTTTCTAGATGAGCCAACTTCTGGTCTCGATCCAGGTTTAGATAAAGAGATGATGCGCTTGTTGCGGGAGTTGGCAGATCAAGGACGAACAGTAGTGCTAGTTACCCATGCGACAGCAAATATTGAGGTGTGCGATCGCATTGCGTTCATGGGTAGAGGTGGTAAACTATGCTACTATGGGCCACCCCAGCAAGCACTGGGCTTTTTTGAAATGCCCTCAGAAGATTTAAAGTATTTTTCGGATATTTATATCAAACTTGACCAAGGGGGAAATGGCAAGGATGTTGCAGCTACGGTTGACCATTGGTCACTAAAATATCAGCAATCACCAGAATTTAAAACCTACGTTAAATCCCAATTAAAACCTGGTAAGGATCGTACTTCTAAACCTGATGACTCTATCCACACGGGAATATCGCCGCTCAAACAGTTGTGGTTGTTGAGTCAGAGATATTTACAATTAGTTTTACGCGAGCGCGCTAGCATCATTTTCTCATTATTATCGGGGCCAATAGCGATCGGGCTGACTGCTTGGATTTTAAAAGATGAGACGCCCCTCGAAAGACTAGTGCCGCCAGAGATCACGCAAGGCCCTTTAGCGCTTAAAGTACTATTTATCTTCAGCTGTATTGGCATTTGGGTGGGACTTTCTAGTTCTGTACGTGAAATTATCAAAGAAGCAGCCATTTACACGCGAGAACGACTGATTAATTTAGGCTTGTTGCCTTATTTAGGTTCTAAAATATTGATTCGTTCGGGTTTAGCCCTGCTGCAAACTCTATTAATTGTTGTCGCAATTTTAGTTGGTTTTCAAGCACCAGAATCTGATTTATTGCCTTGGTTTCTGGGTTTAGGAATTACGACATTTTTAACTTTGCTGGCTAGTGTTAGCCTCAGTTTAATGATTTCTGCTTTGGTTAAAAGTGAAAACGAAGCAAATAGTATTCTCCCCTTAATTATGATTCCCCAAATAATTCTTTCAGGGGTTTTATTTGAAATGAAAGGATTAGCTGCTAAACTGGGTTGGCTCACAATTAGTAGGTGGTCTATTGGCGCTTATGGAACCCTAATTAATGTTAATGCAATGGTTCCAAAAAGTACTCCAGGTTTACCGTCTTTAGATAATATTTTTAAAACTTCTGCTGTTTACGAGCCAAGTTGGGATAATTTAGGTTTAAATTGGGGAATTCTAGGTGTGCATACATTGGTTTATTTAATCGTGGCGCTGTTGTTACAAAAGCGCAAAGATATTGTGTAA
- a CDS encoding serine/threonine-protein kinase — translation MVWHPGQRLFGGRYILERRLGEGGIGLTYLAKNEHGELRVIKTLKEEILNNPAWKPHRDKLRLDFRDEAVRLAVCRHPHIVQIENIFDEGNMPCIVMEYIEGEDLGKRLRRVGVLSESEALLYIRQISEAVTIIHRKGLLHRDIKPRNIMIRSGKSEAVLIDFGIAREFIPNVIQKHTVYRTPGFAPPEQYELEAPRGEYIDVYGLAATLYSLVTGVVPTSAEERRHSTSLEPPQHYNPHLSNRVNYLIMRGMELQPKYRPQTVQEWLALMSSQGDEHLNSTPPTQTITTNTLSRTTVLTGQVEWQCVYTLRGHASMVQSVTISSDAQLLASGSSDNTIKLWQLATGKLLRTLGRWFSGHSGMVHTVAFSPDGELLATGSWDETIKLWLISSGKEVRTFKGHTNCINSVVFSPDGKLLASGSADCTVKVWQVISGREISTLIGHADSIWSVAWSPNGLILASGSSDYTIKLWQVSTGREINTLTGHSFFVNAIAFSPDGEILASGSSDSTIKLWDVNTGREIRTLTGHFNSVWSVAFSPDGELLASGSWDQTIKIWHISTGREIFTLTGHSNYVRSVAFSPNRRTLASGSDDDTIKIWQCR, via the coding sequence ATGGTCTGGCATCCGGGACAGCGGTTATTCGGAGGACGCTACATTCTCGAAAGAAGATTAGGCGAAGGCGGAATTGGTCTTACTTATCTCGCCAAAAATGAACATGGCGAATTACGAGTGATTAAAACTCTTAAAGAAGAAATTCTTAATAACCCCGCCTGGAAACCACACCGAGACAAATTAAGGCTAGATTTTCGAGATGAAGCCGTTAGGTTGGCCGTATGTCGCCATCCCCATATAGTGCAGATCGAAAATATCTTCGATGAAGGAAATATGCCCTGCATAGTGATGGAGTACATCGAAGGAGAAGATTTAGGTAAGCGCTTGCGGAGGGTAGGAGTATTATCGGAATCAGAAGCACTGCTATATATCCGGCAAATTAGTGAGGCTGTAACAATAATTCATCGAAAAGGTTTGTTACATAGAGACATTAAGCCGCGCAACATTATGATCCGTAGTGGCAAATCAGAAGCAGTCTTAATTGATTTTGGCATTGCCAGAGAATTTATTCCTAATGTGATCCAAAAACATACGGTTTATCGCACTCCTGGTTTCGCTCCTCCCGAACAGTATGAATTGGAAGCACCACGAGGAGAATACATAGATGTTTACGGTTTAGCCGCAACACTATACAGCTTAGTGACAGGAGTAGTACCAACTAGTGCGGAAGAAAGACGTCACAGTACTTCTTTAGAACCCCCGCAACACTATAATCCCCACCTAAGCAACAGAGTAAATTATCTGATCATGCGCGGTATGGAATTACAGCCAAAATATCGCCCGCAAACCGTGCAAGAATGGTTAGCTTTGATGAGTTCTCAAGGTGACGAGCATTTAAATTCCACACCGCCTACACAAACCATAACTACAAACACACTATCTCGAACAACTGTTTTAACAGGTCAAGTAGAGTGGCAGTGCGTATATACCCTCAGAGGTCACGCCAGCATGGTTCAATCTGTCACAATTAGTAGTGATGCACAACTACTGGCTAGTGGCAGTTCTGACAATACTATTAAACTGTGGCAACTGGCGACAGGAAAATTACTACGTACTCTTGGCCGTTGGTTTTCTGGTCATTCTGGTATGGTTCATACTGTTGCCTTTAGCCCTGATGGGGAACTTCTTGCAACTGGTAGTTGGGATGAGACTATTAAACTGTGGTTGATCAGTTCTGGCAAAGAAGTCCGTACATTTAAAGGTCATACTAACTGTATTAATTCTGTTGTTTTTAGTCCTGATGGGAAACTGCTAGCTAGTGGTAGCGCCGACTGTACAGTTAAAGTATGGCAAGTTATATCAGGAAGAGAAATTTCCACTCTTATCGGTCATGCCGACTCTATTTGGTCTGTGGCTTGGAGTCCAAACGGTCTGATTTTGGCTAGTGGTAGTTCTGACTACACCATCAAACTGTGGCAAGTAAGTACAGGCAGAGAAATTAACACTCTTACAGGTCATTCTTTTTTTGTGAATGCGATCGCCTTTAGTCCAGATGGAGAAATTCTCGCCAGTGGTAGTAGCGATTCTACAATTAAACTATGGGATGTGAATACAGGCAGAGAAATCCGAACCCTTACAGGACATTTCAACTCGGTGTGGTCAGTTGCTTTTAGCCCAGACGGAGAATTGCTGGCTAGTGGCAGTTGGGATCAAACCATCAAAATTTGGCATATCAGTACAGGGAGAGAAATTTTTACTCTTACTGGTCACTCTAACTATGTTAGATCTGTTGCCTTTAGCCCTAATAGACGAACTTTAGCCAGTGGCAGTGATGATGACACCATCAAAATATGGCAATGTAGATGA
- a CDS encoding DUF3365 domain-containing protein — MLKNLQLRQKFTILLLVILILGLSLSGFALSSVLRQNARQEITSTALMLMETMISVRQYTSSQVNPELVDKLETEFLPQSVPGYSAREVFENLRNKSGYRDFFYKEATLNPTNLRDKADSFETQIVERFKKENKLKELSGFRSIPGGEIFYTARPLIVSEQKCLECHDTPERAPKSMLDRYGTANGFNWKLGEIVGAQVITVPATRVIQKANQSSILIVGLVSAVFAIVIFLVNVFLNRQVVRPLKRITRLAEEVSTGHMDVEFEQLSNDEIGNLAKAFKRMKLSLEMAMKRLKRPHGNTHGTGA, encoded by the coding sequence ATGTTAAAAAACTTACAATTGAGACAAAAATTTACAATTTTACTACTTGTAATTCTAATTCTAGGTTTGAGCTTGAGTGGTTTTGCTCTCTCTTCTGTGCTTAGACAAAATGCCAGGCAAGAAATCACCTCAACAGCTTTGATGCTAATGGAAACTATGATTTCTGTTCGCCAATATACTAGTAGTCAAGTTAATCCAGAACTAGTAGATAAGCTAGAAACGGAATTTTTGCCGCAATCTGTACCTGGATATTCAGCACGAGAAGTTTTTGAGAACTTACGGAATAAATCCGGCTACAGAGACTTTTTTTATAAAGAAGCCACACTAAATCCTACAAATCTTCGAGATAAGGCTGATAGTTTTGAGACACAAATTGTCGAGCGGTTTAAAAAAGAAAATAAGTTAAAAGAATTGAGTGGATTTCGTTCTATACCAGGTGGAGAAATTTTCTACACTGCTCGTCCTTTGATAGTTTCTGAACAAAAGTGTCTAGAATGCCATGACACTCCAGAAAGAGCGCCAAAGAGTATGCTTGACCGCTATGGTACTGCGAACGGATTTAATTGGAAATTAGGAGAAATTGTTGGTGCTCAGGTGATAACAGTGCCAGCAACCAGAGTGATCCAAAAAGCGAATCAGTCCTCTATTCTAATTGTGGGACTAGTATCGGCTGTTTTTGCGATCGTCATCTTTTTAGTTAACGTCTTTTTAAATAGGCAAGTAGTACGTCCATTAAAACGCATAACTCGTTTAGCAGAGGAAGTTAGCACAGGACATATGGATGTCGAGTTTGAGCAGTTATCTAATGATGAAATCGGTAATCTTGCTAAAGCCTTTAAGCGGATGAAATTAAGTTTAGAAATGGCCATGAAACGGCTTAAGCGCCCTCATGGCAACACCCACGGAACAGGAGCTTAA
- a CDS encoding serine/threonine-protein kinase: protein MSQSPLIKSEIPSGTIIDNRYIIQQLLGQGGLGRTYLAFDTRRFNEPCVLKEFAPIGTGEGGLEKCRNLFKREAKILHQLEHPQIPRFLACFEGDGRLFLVQEFVNGKTYSALLRERQKQGQNFSEDEVIRWLKNLLPILEYIHQHHIIHRDISPDNIMLPEGKTLPVLIDFGVGKQIADLNEGNNSNQATFVGKMSLVGKVGYAPREQISLGLCSPSSDLYALGVTGVVLLTGRDPSFLMDQYSLEWKWRFYTYVSDGFAEILNKMLADTPRQRYQTSREVLADLEMMGQPHLSQSTMFDVPPTVLTRESEPTMIMPQTDKVSPSPAETTFISPSTQQTSQHQQTSQHQQTSRTQGNTSRTQGNTSINVAFIQRCQKALAYYIGPMASFVVEDTLAENEQVTPYQFVELLAKEIPEAEAALEFTRRLFT from the coding sequence ATGTCTCAGTCCCCCTTAATCAAATCGGAAATTCCCTCAGGAACTATAATAGATAACCGCTATATCATCCAGCAACTTTTGGGACAAGGGGGTTTGGGGCGAACTTACTTAGCCTTCGATACTCGACGCTTCAACGAACCTTGTGTTCTGAAAGAATTTGCCCCTATTGGTACTGGAGAAGGGGGGCTAGAAAAATGTCGTAATCTCTTTAAAAGAGAGGCGAAAATACTTCACCAGCTAGAACATCCCCAAATACCTCGATTCCTAGCTTGTTTTGAGGGAGATGGTCGATTATTCTTGGTACAAGAATTTGTGAATGGGAAAACCTATTCAGCATTATTACGAGAGCGTCAGAAGCAAGGACAAAACTTTTCGGAAGATGAGGTGATTCGATGGTTAAAAAATTTACTGCCTATTTTGGAATATATCCATCAACACCATATTATCCATCGAGATATTTCTCCCGATAACATTATGTTGCCAGAAGGCAAAACATTGCCCGTACTAATTGATTTTGGAGTGGGAAAGCAAATAGCCGATCTCAATGAAGGCAATAACTCTAACCAGGCAACCTTTGTCGGCAAAATGTCTTTAGTGGGAAAAGTGGGGTATGCTCCCCGCGAACAGATTAGCTTGGGGTTGTGTTCTCCGAGTAGCGATCTTTATGCTTTGGGAGTTACAGGTGTTGTGTTGCTAACAGGGCGAGATCCATCCTTTTTGATGGATCAGTACAGTTTGGAATGGAAATGGCGTTTTTATACTTATGTCAGCGATGGCTTTGCTGAAATACTTAATAAGATGCTGGCAGATACGCCGAGACAACGTTATCAAACTTCCAGAGAAGTTCTTGCAGATCTTGAGATGATGGGGCAGCCTCATCTATCGCAATCAACAATGTTTGATGTTCCTCCGACTGTACTGACTCGTGAGTCGGAACCGACAATGATAATGCCGCAGACAGATAAAGTATCTCCATCTCCGGCGGAAACAACTTTTATTTCACCCTCAACTCAACAAACTTCTCAACATCAACAAACTTCTCAACATCAACAAACTTCGCGGACTCAGGGCAATACTTCTCGAACTCAAGGAAATACCTCAATTAATGTAGCCTTCATACAACGCTGTCAAAAAGCATTAGCCTATTATATAGGGCCAATGGCAAGTTTTGTTGTGGAAGACACATTAGCAGAAAACGAGCAAGTCACTCCTTACCAATTTGTTGAACTTTTAGCCAAGGAAATTCCAGAGGCAGAAGCAGCTCTAGAATTTACTCGACGTCTATTTACATAA
- the radA gene encoding DNA repair protein RadA, with amino-acid sequence MPKQKTYYVCNECGAESPQWFGKCPACGTYNSLEEEIAIQSSTDIPSRGVSAWHSQQGTGKSANKPAKPRSSLRFDQISDRQVTRWASGYGELDRVLGGGVVPGSMVLIGGDPGIGKSTLLLQVSNELAQRYRILYVSGEESGQQVKLRASRLGVTPVLNVVDNDNGKSKVAQETQKLQESDEEGADLYVLPETDLEEILKEMDSLKPNLAVIDSIQTVFFPALTSAPGSVAQVRECTAALMKVAKHEDITMLIVGHVTKEGAIAGPKVLEHLVDTVLYFEGDRFASHRLLRTVKNRFGATHEIGIFEMVENGLREVPNPSELFLGNRDDPAPGTAIVVACEGTRPIVVELQALVSPTSYPSPRRSATGVDYNRLVQILAVLEKRVGIPMSKLDSYVASAGGLNVEEPAVDLGVAIALVASFRDRIVDPGTVLIGEVGLGGQVRAVSQMELRLKEAAKLGFKRAIVPKGQKFPDLNIEILPVAKVIDAIIAAIPQHTLEDSDLEPDED; translated from the coding sequence ATGCCAAAGCAAAAAACTTATTACGTTTGTAACGAATGTGGAGCAGAATCTCCTCAATGGTTTGGTAAATGTCCAGCTTGCGGCACATACAACTCTTTAGAAGAGGAAATTGCCATCCAATCTTCAACAGATATACCAAGTCGGGGAGTAAGTGCTTGGCACTCCCAACAGGGAACTGGAAAATCTGCCAATAAACCAGCCAAGCCAAGATCATCTCTAAGATTCGACCAAATTAGCGATCGCCAAGTAACGCGTTGGGCTTCTGGTTATGGGGAACTAGATCGAGTATTAGGTGGTGGTGTTGTTCCCGGTTCAATGGTGTTAATTGGTGGTGATCCCGGTATCGGTAAATCTACTTTATTGTTACAAGTATCAAATGAACTAGCACAAAGATACCGCATACTTTATGTTTCTGGAGAAGAATCAGGACAACAAGTAAAGTTAAGAGCTTCGCGTTTAGGAGTTACACCAGTTCTTAATGTTGTGGACAATGATAATGGAAAAAGCAAAGTAGCCCAAGAGACACAAAAGTTACAAGAATCTGATGAAGAAGGTGCAGATTTATATGTATTACCAGAAACAGATTTGGAAGAGATTTTAAAGGAAATGGACTCTCTCAAACCAAATCTAGCGGTGATTGATAGTATTCAAACAGTGTTTTTTCCTGCACTTACCTCTGCACCTGGTTCGGTAGCACAGGTACGCGAATGTACTGCCGCTTTGATGAAGGTGGCAAAGCACGAAGACATCACCATGTTAATTGTCGGACACGTCACCAAAGAAGGGGCGATCGCCGGGCCGAAAGTATTAGAACACCTAGTAGATACGGTGTTGTATTTTGAAGGCGATCGCTTTGCCTCCCATCGGTTATTACGCACGGTGAAAAACCGTTTTGGTGCCACCCACGAAATTGGCATTTTTGAAATGGTGGAAAACGGGTTGCGAGAAGTTCCCAACCCTTCAGAGTTATTTTTGGGCAATCGTGACGATCCTGCTCCTGGTACGGCAATTGTAGTGGCTTGTGAAGGAACGCGTCCCATTGTTGTGGAATTACAAGCTTTGGTAAGCCCTACTAGTTATCCTTCACCGCGCCGTTCTGCTACAGGTGTAGACTATAATCGCCTTGTGCAAATTCTCGCCGTCTTAGAAAAGCGGGTAGGAATTCCCATGTCTAAATTGGATTCCTATGTAGCTTCCGCTGGCGGGTTGAACGTAGAAGAACCAGCAGTCGATTTGGGAGTAGCGATCGCCCTTGTTGCTAGTTTTCGCGATCGGATTGTAGATCCCGGTACTGTGTTAATAGGTGAAGTTGGGTTAGGCGGGCAAGTACGTGCTGTATCCCAAATGGAGCTGCGATTGAAAGAAGCGGCAAAACTGGGATTTAAGCGAGCGATCGTACCGAAAGGACAAAAATTCCCTGACTTGAATATCGAGATTTTGCCGGTAGCAAAAGTAATAGATGCGATTATTGCCGCCATCCCGCAGCACACACTGGAAGATTCTGATTTAGAACCAGATGAGGATTAA
- a CDS encoding peptidoglycan-binding protein: MWCEFGKSSVNVAVVCLVTASVAIADSAIAVRARNYTPQEFRAVLHGLGYKIPVSNAPLTNADAKQAIQEFQKGYKLQPTDGIAGAKTQDFAANIVEILQANLNAVLKPNPPLPRNQFYGPQTEAAVKQYQKKLGLQETGIADLALRQRLDKEVRELLQKPAAAPASTPTPTAAPTATPTAKPTATPTASPTATPTTKPTATPTASPTATPTAKPTATPTASPTATPTATPTATPTATPTATPTATPTATPTATPTATPTATP; the protein is encoded by the coding sequence ATGTGGTGTGAGTTTGGAAAATCAAGCGTGAATGTGGCAGTTGTTTGTCTGGTAACAGCTAGTGTAGCGATCGCAGACTCTGCTATTGCTGTCCGAGCGCGTAACTATACTCCCCAGGAATTCCGCGCTGTCTTGCATGGACTTGGTTATAAAATTCCAGTGTCAAATGCACCTTTAACGAATGCAGACGCGAAACAAGCGATTCAGGAATTTCAAAAAGGCTATAAATTACAACCTACTGACGGTATTGCAGGAGCAAAAACTCAAGACTTTGCAGCCAACATAGTTGAGATTCTACAGGCAAACTTGAATGCGGTGCTAAAGCCAAATCCTCCGCTTCCCAGGAATCAATTCTACGGCCCTCAAACCGAAGCAGCAGTGAAGCAGTATCAAAAAAAATTAGGACTGCAAGAAACAGGAATTGCCGACTTAGCGTTAAGGCAGAGACTTGACAAAGAGGTTAGAGAACTTCTTCAAAAACCTGCCGCAGCTCCCGCATCTACACCGACACCGACGGCAGCGCCAACTGCAACACCGACAGCCAAACCAACGGCAACTCCGACGGCATCGCCAACTGCAACACCGACAACCAAACCAACGGCAACTCCGACGGCATCGCCAACTGCAACACCGACAGCCAAACCAACGGCAACTCCAACGGCATCGCCAACTGCAACACCAACTGCAACGCCAACTGCAACACCAACTGCAACACCAACTGCAACACCAACTGCAACGCCAACGGCAACACCAACTGCAACACCAACTGCAACGCCAACGGCAACTCCTTAA
- a CDS encoding PhnD/SsuA/transferrin family substrate-binding protein: MKIIISPRFFLLILLVLIGQLGIGCNAKQTNNIPNRLTIGVVSYGEGKVSLDKYERFKDYIGSQTRSLIELEPAYNELQAVAQIQRKRWDIVFAAPGLAAIAIGKELYIPLFSMEGVSSRQRSLLIVRDEQPIKKISDLANKTVALGETGSAAGYYVPLYDLYGLTLAQIRSAPTPETVLEWISNKTVDAGAISEQDFELYQRKFATTKFRILHTSRWIPPGVVLLAPTVERNQQQQIQKAMNDAPADIAADAGYVPAARIPNYTEFIKLIEKVKPLEGRVKQKPATLLPEKPDQPK, translated from the coding sequence ATGAAAATTATTATTTCGCCACGTTTTTTTCTCCTTATACTACTAGTGTTAATCGGACAGCTTGGAATAGGATGCAATGCAAAACAAACAAACAATATCCCAAATAGATTAACTATAGGCGTAGTCAGCTACGGTGAAGGAAAAGTTTCACTCGATAAGTACGAGCGCTTCAAAGACTACATAGGCTCACAAACCCGTTCGCTCATAGAACTGGAACCAGCATACAACGAATTGCAAGCCGTTGCTCAAATCCAGCGCAAAAGATGGGATATAGTATTTGCCGCTCCCGGTTTGGCTGCGATCGCGATCGGCAAAGAACTTTATATTCCTTTGTTTTCAATGGAAGGAGTGAGTAGCAGACAACGCTCTTTACTAATTGTGCGAGACGAGCAGCCAATTAAAAAAATATCAGACTTGGCCAACAAAACAGTTGCTTTGGGAGAAACAGGTTCTGCCGCAGGTTATTATGTTCCTTTGTACGATCTCTATGGCTTAACCCTGGCTCAAATTCGTTCTGCCCCTACTCCTGAGACAGTACTGGAGTGGATTAGTAACAAAACTGTAGATGCTGGCGCTATATCCGAGCAAGATTTCGAACTTTATCAACGAAAATTTGCCACAACTAAGTTTAGAATTTTACACACAAGTCGGTGGATACCACCTGGAGTAGTCTTGCTTGCACCAACTGTAGAACGAAATCAACAACAGCAGATTCAGAAGGCAATGAACGATGCACCTGCCGATATTGCCGCCGACGCTGGTTATGTTCCTGCTGCTAGAATACCTAATTATACCGAGTTTATTAAATTAATCGAAAAAGTTAAACCTCTTGAGGGAAGAGTTAAGCAAAAACCTGCGACGCTTCTACCAGAAAAACCTGATCAGCCAAAGTAA